The genomic interval GGAGTTACATGGTTGAATCAGGAAAAGTCGAATGTAAAATTGAAAATGAAATCAGAAAATACTTAATTCCATACAGAATTGATGTTGGGGAAAATAGCATATTTTTTATTACAGCTGATCCGGAAGATTAGATTCCTAATATAGCCGGAAGGAACCCATCTACTATATTTAATATTATAGCCAGCAAGAATACACCTGCAAAGATTTTGCTGTTCCAGTAAAATACTTTGCTCCCATCAAGTGGAGGAAATGGTATCAAATTAAACAGGGCAAACCAGAGATTTAACCATGCCACCCATATTAAGATTGTTGATGCCACGCCGGTAATGCCAGAAAATGTTACTGCCAGGAAAGCAATTACTCCGATTATTATGTTCGTACCCGGTCCCGCCAGTGCTATTTTTCCCTCACTATCCCTGTCATACAGCCCTGCAAACTGGACTGCACCCGGGGCAGCAAAGATAAATCCGAACACCGATGTTATCAGTGCAAGAAGGATCCCTACAGGCCATAACTTGAAAAATGCAACTGCACCGAGCCTTCTGGCAACTTCCCTGTGGGCCATTTCATGCATAAGGAAAGCGGTTACAGTTACGGAGAACCCTATAAGTACTTCGATTTCCAGTGTTTTTATGTCCGGTACCCCACGAAGTCCACCATTGATCATAAGGGTGAAAGCTATAGTTAAAACGATTACTGCTATTATAATATCATTTCCTTCGTTATTCCTGTTGTACATCATTAATTTAACATCCCATTTTTCATTTTTCCTGCAATGTATATTGCATCCATTAGTCCGACATTGTATTTCGTTATTATCTTAATAATATCAGGTTCATTGCCCATATCACCACTATTAATGGAACCCCCATTTTCAGACAATTTCTCTATTTTATAATACCCTTCCATGCATCTCTTTATGAAAATATAGAAATTCTTTGATTTTATTACATTCCCGGTTACCTTATAAATGTGGTATATTTTTATATCCCTTATATCTGAAATACCAATTGTGTTTAGTCTGCCAATAATATTTACGGATTCGTTATTATATTCCTTGGCATCAATATAAGAATACGGTTCCTTGTTAGTAATGAATTCATAGACATCATTTGCAAGGTATGCAGGTACCATGGCACTTAGTTCGGCAGGTTGTGAAACTTTTTGATCCACGTACTCCGTATCAAATACTTTTTTAGTGACTTCCACTATCATTCTTGTTCTATAGGAAGATCTGAGTTTTGAATTTATGCTTTCACTGGTATCTACATTGATAATACCGTGATAATCATGCATTAATGCTCTCGTTGCCGCGTAGTTAAATAATTTAATCTGTGAATATATCCAGTATTTTATGTTCTCTGCATTTACAAATTCCCTGTTGTTATTAAATATGTTTGCCAGCGAACTATAATCCCTCAGGTCATAGAAAATATGCACCATTCTATTAAATGATGAAATATCCTTTTTCTCATGGAAGCGATCATAAGTGGTTTCGAGAGCCTCGTTTAAATTCCCATTCTGAATTAAAGAATTTATAAGGCGTTCAAAAAGTATGTTTTCATCCGGATAATAGCTGATAAGTGTTTTCAGGATGTCTATCTCATCCTCATATAGTTCCAGTTCATCGAATTTGTTTGCAAGCAATTCACCCAGAATTTTGTCATGGCTTTTATTGAAAAGACCAACCATAAAGGTCTTTACCGGCATGTTTTCCCATGCACGTGTTATAAGGAACTCCGGTATTTTGATATTATTGTAATGATATTGCGTGATTTCCCTTACTTTTCCAAATTCTTTCCTGTTGTAATAATAGACCATCAAATGAAACCATTCCCCTGTGGATTCCATTGCATTAATAATGGCACTGGACAATGGGACACCCATAAAAAGTTCCTGAAAAAGTGGGTTTTTCACTGCAATACTATTTCTTACATATGCCAGGTTGAAGTATTCCAGAGATTTTTTTAATATCCTTTTGCTGTAATAGTAACTTGAAAGTATTATGTAACCTTCATAATACTTATTTTTATAATGTTCCAGAAAATATACGGCAGTCAGCTCATTATCCTTTTTCAGGATAGAATAATGATTTACCACATCCTCAGAATTTCCCCCATATAGAAGTGAAAGGGCAGAGTATTTAAGGACAGATTTATAGTCCCTCAAACAATAGCTTTTTAGCCTGTACAAATATACGTTTTTAATATCAATCTTTTCCAGATATTCCCGGAATTCCTCACTAACATCTATATTTCTGCTTACCACAAAATTGTAAATCATGCCAAAAATATCGGTAAAGCCTAAATCTATAGCAGATTTTGTGTAGGTTTCTGCATTTGTATTTTTTGCCAGAGCAATATTAATCCGCAATGCAAGGAAATCGACATTATCTAAAACAGAGATAGCTTCCTCAACATGCTTTATGGCATCCCCAAAATTTGAATCCTGAAATTCGATATACGCCCTGAAATAATAATAAAATGCATCAGGGTCTTTGCTATACAAAGAATCCAGAATTGTTGAAGCTTCATGGTAACGTTTTGTTTTTATAAGTGCTTTAGTAATGGGATATAAAAAATATCTTGAATCGTTCATGTCGCCAATATCCTCTCCATTCTTTATGGATTCGATATTGGAAAGTATTGATGATATTATCTGATACCTGTCAATGTCAAGAAGGTTCCTTATGTAACGCCTGTCAAAAAAATTGTCCTTTCTGGTAGATGTGGCAAGTATATAGATTCCGGCCAGTGACCCGGCATTTTTTACTTTTCCGGCATATTTCATATAATCAAAATTTTTCCGCCCCTGCATATATGAGATTACCATTTCAAGAATTGTGCCCTGCTTATTTATACTATTAAACTTCCTGATATTTTCATTAGTTTTTATTTTTTCAAAGATACCATCAACTACCCTACCGGAATCAAGTAAAGATCGCTCTGTCGTTATAATCTCAATGGCATCTTCAATTCTGTTTAAATATATAAGTGAACTGCAATATTCAGGTTTAAACTCATTAATCAGGTTCTTTTCAGTTACGTATGAAAGAATCTTGCTGTACTCCTGATTTTCATACAGGTAATTGACAATAATTCTATAATTTTCATGATCTGTATTTCCCTTTTCTATCAATTGTATTGCAATTTTATATAACATTTCCTGATTGTCTACCGCTCTGAAATATTTAGCAAATAACTCCAGTACTTCAGTATCATCGCCAAAATTTGACCGGTACCTGTTTAAATCCAATTCAGCTTCACTATATAAATCAAGTACAATTTCACTCTCAATTTTATAAAGCAACAATTTTTTATTTGTTCCCAGATTTTTTTCTATTAAGTTTATATAATTGATAAGGGAATAATAATCTTTAATTGCATAAGTAATATCTATAATTCGCTCAAGAACATTTTTATCTTCGTTATAATAAATATACTTATAAATTTTTAAAGCATTTTCATAATAGCCGAGGTGATAATATGCATCAGCCAATAATGCATTATCCGGTTCATTAACATCGGAAAATTCTACAACTTTTTCGTATTCTCCAAGATATGAATAGTATTTTCTGATATCTATATTATTATAATGAATACGGTTTTTAAGGATATCATGCAGCAACTCTTTGAGTTTATCCTTCTGGTTAAATTCTACATAAATATCTGCCAGGGAAAAATAACAGGTTGAATAAGGTATTTTTGAAATACATATAGAAAGAATTTTCTCAAGGTCATTGATACTGCCGTTTGTTTGAAAAAGTGCAGTTAATCGCCGGATTTCCTGCTCACCCGGCATTGTGGCAAAATATTCTTTGAATATTCCTTCATCAAATACTCCTGCAATAGATAGGTATTCTACAGCCTTTTCCGGCTGTGATTTATTTATCAATTCATCAAAATCTTTTTTAACATTGGCCAGGCTTAAAATATCTATATTAGATGTAACAAAATGAATGAAATCGTCAATCTTTCCATCAGAATATAATTTTAAAGCTTTATATTCCAGTATCAGAGGGCTTTTATCATCTATATATGTAAGGGCACTGTAAAGGTCAGCTGATATTTCAGCATCCCTGAGTGCATTTAACAATATATCAGAAATCTGTGTGTCATATACCTCCCTGATAGCATTTTTTTCTTTAATAATGAAACCGGTAAATATATCAATGTTGTTCTTTTCTATAGATTTCTTCAACATTGTCTTTAATTTCTTTCTTACCATTAGACGCTCTACGGCGATCATCAATAGTGTAGTTTCACGATGGTATATTAGTTTATTGCAATTCTGAGCCTATTAAAATTTTAGAAGGTTTTCATTTACTATTCTATTCCATTTTTAATATGTCGCAGCACGCTATCTTCCTGCATTTAGTTGCCGTTGAATCAGCATCCCGGACTCTCTGGAATTGCTTAACTTCTTTCCCACGTTAAACATTTATTAAGATTACATTTTAGGTACAAAGAAAAATTTCATTATATATTCCCAATACTTATTTACAGGACACACAATCTTTTGAATTAGTTCAATGAAAACTTATGCACGAATTCATATATGCGCAGACAAGAAAAAATTCTAAATTATTTAATGACTTCTGTATCCTTTTTAGTACCAATAAAAATGTATACCGATCCAAAGGCTTTCTCCTCAAATGTTACCACATCCATATATTTTTTAATTATCTCACGAATTGATGAGTTTGGTGTCAGCCTTTTATATATGTAATAAATGAATCTATAATCTTTTGATTTCTCCCCCGTTAATTTTGCAATATAAGGTTGAAAATATTTTAAATAAAATCCGGTGATAAAACTGTAAAATTTATTATCTGATTTTCCCATTGCTATAACTCCCACTGTGCCATTAGAAACACGGACCATTTCCCTGATAACATCTTCTATATTATCCGCAGCATGCAGGGCAAACGTACTCATAACTGAATCAAAAGAATTGTCACGGAAGGGCAAATTGTTAAATGATGCAAGGACTCTTGTGGAGTCAACTATCGACATGTTCAACATATTTTCTGAATAATCGGTCATTACTACATATGTTTCCTTAATCTGTTTTATAATATATGTCAATTCACCCTTTCCGCTTGCAACATCAAGAATTTTTTCCGGCTGTGAAATGTGGAATATTCCATCTACAAGTCTGGTTCTCCACTTTACATCCTGAAAAAATGAGATTAATGCGTTGGCTCTGTCATATGATTTCGGAATTTTATTATAAACATCCCTTAAATCTTTGTCATCAGACATAAACCTATTTTCTTTCATTTAAAATCCACTTCTTTTTAAATATATGTCACAGCATATCATATTCATGATTCTATGTTTTTTCGAGTACCTTAATATTAAATGGTTTTCCATTGTTTATTACAATATCAGGCAGATCACTTTTATATTTTGTAAGAAATTCCATATCTTTCTTTTCATCCCTGTAGGTATCAGGCAGCAATATGTGTATGCTATTGATTATGGGATACCATCTTCCACAGGTATTGCATAGCAATATGCCGTTTTTCATATCATGATTCGCTCCGTCGTTGTTAGAATCTGTATACGTGTGCTCCCCGTGCCCTGGAATTATAACATTATCACCTTCTTCTCTAATTACTGATTTAGAAAATGAATTGCCCCTGCACATAGGGCATGCAATCAGGTCTATTAAATCATATTGCATTTAAACATCTACTATCTTTAACCGGATTCCATATATATGTTTTTTTATATGCTAATTATATAAATTATAAAAATATAAAACATATAAAATCTAAATACCCGGTAAAAAATATATAATATGCCTACGGTGGTGCCTGCAAATGCCCATATATGGCTTCATATCCAATGAACAGTGCAATTAGGGCGGTAAGCGCAAGCAATATGAACGCAACATAATAAAGGTACTTCCTGTCTTTTTCCGGCTTTGCAAATAAAACAACCGAGTAGACCGCAGATATGCCACTCATTATATAGAGCCCCATTGCAGCAAACAAATTATCGCCGCTTTCCAGCTTAAAATTAACCATTGCTGCACTTTCAATAAATAGGTACACTCCTAACATTACTCCGGGAATTGAAAGAGTCCTTAAATTATACCCTTTGTAGATCATTATGGAACCTGCAATAAGCAGCATTCCAAGTATCATAATAGGGTCTCCAAATAGCATATTGTATGAACCGGGCAATGGCCAGAACTCAGACATTTCAAACCCGGACATAAAATCAAAACCACCAAAGATAAAGGCTGGAACTACTAACTCTTTCACATCTCTACCCTTTGCGACTTGATAAAAAAACGCGGAAATCAAGCCTGCACTTACACCCAAACTTAATAGCATCACAGCTAACGGGTCAACAAATCCCATATAAAATCACAACAATTTATTTCATATCTTTATTTATATATTTCCTATTTTATGAATATATTCACATAATTAATATTATGGAATGCCAGTTCCGGGATTTATAAGAATTAAACCAGCATAGTCAGCATTGCGTGTGATATCAATATTAAAGTCGACAACATGTTAAACCCGGTAAACTCAAACAGTGCTATTCCTATACCCGCTCCAAGAAACATTGAGGAAATAAGGTATGCAAGTGTCCTTATGCCAAAAAATAAAATTATGCCTGTAACCAGTGCAATAATTGGAGCATAGACACTTTGCGAAATGGTTATGCCCGCGGTGGAATAATGCAACAGATATGGATATAAAAATGCAACAAATTTTGCACCAAATACAAATCCAATTATTATTCCTATTACAGTTTCAATATCGTTTTTCAACCTGATATATTTTTTAATGTCCATTAAAGCTTATAAATAAATTCGCTGTTTAAATATTTCGATTTTGCTGTTTTAATTTTCTATATATATACATATATATTATACTTTAATGTATAGTTTAGCTTATTTTTATATATAATAAAATGATACGGGCATATGGAAAATCAATTAAAATCAAACGCCATATCACTTCATGGATTAATTTTTCAGGGCATGGGGCAATTATCTCCATTATTTACATTTGACGGAATCATAAGTGTTGCAGCATTTGCTGAGGGGGCAAGCCCATTAGCTTTCCTTATAGGGTTAATTGCATCACTCCTCACCGGAAATACTCTTTACCAGTTTTCTAAAAGAACTGCAAGTGCAAGGGGTTATTATGGATATTCCGGATACTCATTGGGGAACCACGCAGGATTCATTACCAGTTACCTGTACCTTATATACCAGCTGGCAAATCTCATATTCATTCTATCATTTTTTATAATGATATTCAATCCAGCTATCCTATATCTTACCGGTGTAAATGTACCATATTATTATGGAATTATACTGGTAATCGCTATCAGCATACCTTCATTTTATGCAATTTACAAAGGTATTGTCCCATCGTTTAAATCACAGATAATTATAAATGTGGTGGAGATAATATTTGTTGTTTCAATTTCTATTATAATTATAGTGACATCCAGGGACAATACCCTTTCTGTGTTTACACCTATATCAGGATATAAGAACCTGTTCCTCGGGTTCATAACAGGAAGTTTTCTTGCATATACTGGATATGGTTCTATTGTACCACTTGGCGAAGAGGCACAGGCCCCGAGAAAAAATATAGGTATAGCAATAGTAGCTATGCTGTTGATCATCGGTGTGCTTGACCTTCTAATTTCCTATGCACTGGTAGTAGGATTCGGCCTTAGCAACATGTCCAGTTTTTCAGACACCGTTATCCCTGCATTTATTGTCATAAAATCACATATAGGGCTATATACTTCCATGTTCTTCCTGGCTTTCAACTTTTTTATAATTTACACGCTGTTCAATACAATAGGCACGGCTATAACACGGAACATATATTCTATGGCACGTGACGGTTACCTGCCACCTGCATTTTCAAAATTAAATAAGCATAACGCGCCGCAAAATGCACTTTTCCTCCTTCTCGGGATTTTTATCGCTGTAGGTGGAATTTCTACCTATATATTTTACAGTTCATTTAATGTAAATGGATTTTTGAACCAGTTCATATTCTATGCAACCATAAGCACACTTGCTACATTAATCATCCACATGATTGTGAATTCCGGGCTATCAAAGGTTCATAAAAATTTTACCTTTGATATTTTAATCCCATCTGTCTCAACAATTATAATACTTATTGCTCTGTATTACGCCATTTCTACCCTGGCATTTCCATTCACATACGCACTTATTATTATGGCATTGTACATAATTATTGTAGTAGTTATGGACCTATCATTAAAAGGAAAAATGAAAAATATAAACTTTAATTCAGCTGTTGATAAATAAAATTATTTTTTCTTTATTATATTTATTATAGATCCTGTATCCATTACTGTCGTTACAGCAGACATAGATTTAAGTGAAATTTCATGCATTTCCTTGCTATGGGAAGAACATGAATCTGATGCGACTACAGTGTAATAACCATGGTTTATAGCATCTCTGACACTTGATTCCACTCCAATCTCTGTAGCAATTCCTGTGAATACCAGGGTAGTTATTCCTGCACCCTTAAGCATATTCTCAACATTGGTTCCGGTAAATACGCTGGCAGTATGTTTATTCAATACATAATCATCCTTTTCAGGAGCCAGTTCCCTGTATATTTCTGCATCTTCGGACCCGGGGGCCATAAATACAGGAAGTTTTGACGGGTCATCAACACCGAATCTTTTCATATAGCTGTATATGTTGGAAGGGGCCATGTATTTGAATGGAAGCGGCGTTATCTTTGTATACAAAACCGCTACGCCATGTTCTCTGGATGTGGCTGTTAATTTCTTTACATTAGAAACGAATTCATCTTTGTTGAATATATTCTTTACCAGCCCGTTCTGAATATCCCAGTTCACAAGCATGGTATGTGCAGGGTCAAGTATCTCCTCCATATTCTCATAGATCTGTTTATTTCCTATAGTTTTCATGCATCTACATTTTTTTATTATATATTGTTTTTATGTCTTCTTCAAAATTATTGCTATTGTGTATTAAGTCCTCCTCCAGTTCAGTTTTCAACCGCCTGGCGATGGCCGGAGCCATTCCATCTGTGCTTATAGATAATGTTAGATTGCCAATTATGGTACTGGCCACCATCATTATATCTGAATTCCTATGGTTGCTGAGATCATCATGCAAAATTCCTAATTTCCTGCACTCTATTGATATCTTCCTGTTTAATCCCTGATTACTGGTGGCACATATGACAAGAAAATAGTTCTCTGTAATATCATCAATTCTTATTTCCCTTTCAATGATATTTATCTTCCCCCCTTTGCCCAGGGTTCTTATATACTCTGTCACTTCCGGTGCAATTACAGAAATTTCCGGAGATTCTTTTATAAGTTTTTTTATTTTCGCTTCTGCAATTTTTCCACCTCCTGCAAATAATACCTTTTTCCCAGTAATTTTAATATTGAATATCATGAACAGGTATGGATAAGTTGCAATTGAAATTAACTATTGTTATCCACTTATTATAAGGCATGGCGGAAGTACATACTTGCTATACACCCTGTAATCGCAGAAAGTTAATGGTTGAAGATATAACATCCCCTTCCTGAAGTCATAAATACCCGGGTGATGAAGGAAGACAATATGGGCTTTCATATAACTACATATGCTGAGTTAATGTAATCTTTGTCTTTAAAGAATTTGAATTTTATATAGTTATGTGCGCTCAGATTTATTAAATGAGAATGAACCACCTGCCATAGCATTCTTATAGGTTGCAATAAGAAAAGTATTATTATTAAACATTATTCAGTTATATGCTTAATGAAAATGAAACAAATGTTTTGAAATATGTCCGGGAACTTGCAGAAACAAAAATCAAGCCAAGAGCCCGGGAAATAGACGAAAAAATGGAAGTTCCCGAAGATATTATACAGGCCATGAGGGATATGGGACTGTTTGCATCATATATACCTGAAAAATACGGTGGATACGGCCTTAGCTTTCCA from Ferroplasma acidiphilum carries:
- a CDS encoding isochorismatase family cysteine hydrolase, whose amino-acid sequence is MKTIGNKQIYENMEEILDPAHTMLVNWDIQNGLVKNIFNKDEFVSNVKKLTATSREHGVAVLYTKITPLPFKYMAPSNIYSYMKRFGVDDPSKLPVFMAPGSEDAEIYRELAPEKDDYVLNKHTASVFTGTNVENMLKGAGITTLVFTGIATEIGVESSVRDAINHGYYTVVASDSCSSHSKEMHEISLKSMSAVTTVMDTGSIINIIKKK
- a CDS encoding APC family permease — encoded protein: MENQLKSNAISLHGLIFQGMGQLSPLFTFDGIISVAAFAEGASPLAFLIGLIASLLTGNTLYQFSKRTASARGYYGYSGYSLGNHAGFITSYLYLIYQLANLIFILSFFIMIFNPAILYLTGVNVPYYYGIILVIAISIPSFYAIYKGIVPSFKSQIIINVVEIIFVVSISIIIIVTSRDNTLSVFTPISGYKNLFLGFITGSFLAYTGYGSIVPLGEEAQAPRKNIGIAIVAMLLIIGVLDLLISYALVVGFGLSNMSSFSDTVIPAFIVIKSHIGLYTSMFFLAFNFFIIYTLFNTIGTAITRNIYSMARDGYLPPAFSKLNKHNAPQNALFLLLGIFIAVGGISTYIFYSSFNVNGFLNQFIFYATISTLATLIIHMIVNSGLSKVHKNFTFDILIPSVSTIIILIALYYAISTLAFPFTYALIIMALYIIIVVVMDLSLKGKMKNINFNSAVDK
- a CDS encoding Trm112 family protein; the encoded protein is MQYDLIDLIACPMCRGNSFSKSVIREEGDNVIIPGHGEHTYTDSNNDGANHDMKNGILLCNTCGRWYPIINSIHILLPDTYRDEKKDMEFLTKYKSDLPDIVINNGKPFNIKVLEKT
- a CDS encoding site-2 protease family protein, giving the protein MMYNRNNEGNDIIIAVIVLTIAFTLMINGGLRGVPDIKTLEIEVLIGFSVTVTAFLMHEMAHREVARRLGAVAFFKLWPVGILLALITSVFGFIFAAPGAVQFAGLYDRDSEGKIALAGPGTNIIIGVIAFLAVTFSGITGVASTILIWVAWLNLWFALFNLIPFPPLDGSKVFYWNSKIFAGVFLLAIILNIVDGFLPAILGI
- a CDS encoding DUF981 family protein; translated protein: MGFVDPLAVMLLSLGVSAGLISAFFYQVAKGRDVKELVVPAFIFGGFDFMSGFEMSEFWPLPGSYNMLFGDPIMILGMLLIAGSIMIYKGYNLRTLSIPGVMLGVYLFIESAAMVNFKLESGDNLFAAMGLYIMSGISAVYSVVLFAKPEKDRKYLYYVAFILLALTALIALFIGYEAIYGHLQAPP
- a CDS encoding precorrin-2 dehydrogenase/sirohydrochlorin ferrochelatase family protein, with the translated sequence MIFNIKITGKKVLFAGGGKIAEAKIKKLIKESPEISVIAPEVTEYIRTLGKGGKINIIEREIRIDDITENYFLVICATSNQGLNRKISIECRKLGILHDDLSNHRNSDIMMVASTIIGNLTLSISTDGMAPAIARRLKTELEEDLIHNSNNFEEDIKTIYNKKM
- a CDS encoding class I SAM-dependent methyltransferase yields the protein MKENRFMSDDKDLRDVYNKIPKSYDRANALISFFQDVKWRTRLVDGIFHISQPEKILDVASGKGELTYIIKQIKETYVVMTDYSENMLNMSIVDSTRVLASFNNLPFRDNSFDSVMSTFALHAADNIEDVIREMVRVSNGTVGVIAMGKSDNKFYSFITGFYLKYFQPYIAKLTGEKSKDYRFIYYIYKRLTPNSSIREIIKKYMDVVTFEEKAFGSVYIFIGTKKDTEVIK